A single Cannabis sativa cultivar Pink pepper isolate KNU-18-1 chromosome 7, ASM2916894v1, whole genome shotgun sequence DNA region contains:
- the LOC115698237 gene encoding probable glutathione S-transferase, which translates to MAEMVKFYGSRGSPFSNRVNVALKLKGVEYKYYEEDLKNKSASLLKYNPIHKKVPTFVHNEKPLAESLVILEYIDETWKTHPILPQHPYERAQARFWSRFIEDKVVPTAWKAFWVKEERKKALEEVSEYLEILEKELKGRYFGGESIGLVDITGNFIAQWIPAVQELVGVEILTEAKFPKLCKWSHDFATHPVIKEVSPSKEELIALFKSRLNTTN; encoded by the exons ATGGCAGAAATGGTGAAGTTTTATGGTTCTAGGGGAAGCCCTTTTAGTAACAGAGTGAATGTAGCTCTGAAACTCAAAGGTGTTGAATACAAATACTATGAAGAAGATCTGAAGAACAAGAGTGCTTCGCTCCTCAAATACAACCCAATTCACAAAAAAGTCCCTACCTTTGTCCACAATGAAAAGCCCTTAGCAGAGTCACTTGTAATTCTTGAATACATCGATGAGACATGGAAGACTCACCCCATCTTGCCTCAACACCCTTATGAAAGAGCTCAAGCCCGTTTCTGGAGTCGTTTCATTGAAGACAAG GTCGTGCCAACTGCATGGAAAGCTTTCTGGGTTAAGGAGGAGCGGAAAAAGGCATTAGAAGAAGTAAGTGAGTATCTTGAAATTCTAGAGAAAGAGTTGAAAGGTAGGTACTTTGGTGGAGAAAGCATTGGATTGGTGGATATAACGGGAAACTTCATAGCCCAATGGATCCCAGCTGTACAAGAGCTTGTGGGAGTAGAGATATTGACAGAGGCAAAGTTTCCCAAGCTCTGTAAATGGAGCCATGATTTTGCCACTCATCCTGTGATCAAGGAAGTATCACCTTCAAAAGAAGAACTCATTGCTCTCTTCAAGTCTCGTTTGAATACCACCAACTAA
- the LOC115696342 gene encoding uncharacterized protein LOC115696342 gives METKLPAGRGVHLKNKLHFDNVLEVPRQGLGGLLLFWNNCIDVTVISYSLNHVDCIINNFNDMNWHFSGYYGSPYSDQKNVTWTLLNCLFDTAPLLPWLVIGDFNDYLSVGDRNSTISPPPHAMHHFHSFLYKFDHTPLHHSGPKFTWRHGQILERLDWCTTNPLWQNLFLHASLFHLGFYGSDHRVLKVILDDISLHNCKSSRFHVENHWLTDPSFLNLLHSSWTPSPSSVSPPLQCFLHKQSTCLSNLKSWSKSQYPLQLQISRTQAQLHRVLNDHQPSSQSLTLAAHLQSELDGLLLKDEVYWKQRARGVCDVAINSILQEISPKLSSEQSTFLDGKFTEVEIKHALFSLSGDKAPGPDGLNPLFYQKNWSIFGSDFCRAMLHILNHQGDISLINETILVLIPKKKNPKLVCDFRPISLCNTLYKCISKVLANRIKNVLPSIISKNQSAFLKGRQIIDNILIANEIIHAIHSRRSGKLGWAAIKLDMEKAFDRVEWKFIHLMLAHVGFPPSFISLIMKCLSTITYRLSLNGKLSDPFHSTRGIRQGDPLSPYLFLLVAEGLSAAIRFHEVNGNFSGIKICRGAHSLSHLLFADDSMLFSPVSPRSSESLNAILLLYHQATGQLVNRDKSSILFSPNTSPDAQHSFRTSLHLAGEGFVSKYLGVPHCVGRVTNSVFHYLLQNVSSRMNTWNDKLFSRVGKETLIKAVVQASPSFAMSCFKIPKSICLKIQSLISKFWWGSSQTKKIHWKSWSAISVSKFFGGLGFKTLYFHNQALLAKQAWRIWTDPDSLLHSILKARYFKNSDFLHAPNVTIFPSLGKVFFGGVNCSKKVDHILQIPLDPTLVDSLIWGSHPSGLITVKSAYHLASSAAISAFSSSSNPNPFQQWWKTLWTLPIPPKIKHFTWKAFHHIFALCPKSVS, from the exons atgGAGACGAAGCTGCCTGCTGGCCGTGGAGTGCACCTCAAGAACAAACTTCATTTTGATAATGTTCTAGAAGTGCCTAGGCAGGGTTTAGGGGGTCTTTTGCTTTTTTGGAACAATTGTATTGATGTTACTGTTATCTCTTACTCCCTTAACCATGTTGAttgtattataaataattttaatgatATGAACTGGCACTTTTCTGGGTATTATGGCTCACCTTATTCTGACCAAAAAAATGTTACTTGGACTCTCCTTAACTGTCTTTTTGACACTGCTCCCCTTTTGCCTTGGTTGGTCATAGGTGATTTTAATGACTATCTATCTGTTGGTGATAGGAACTCGACTATTTCCCCTCCGCCTCATGCTATGCATCATTTTCATTCATTTCTTTATAAGTTTGATCATACCCCACTTCATCATTCAGGGCCTAAATTTACGTGGAGGCATGGCCAAATTTTAGAGCGTCTGGATTGGTGTACCACCAATCCTCTTTGGCAAAATCTCTTTCTTCATGCCTCTCTCTTTCATTTGGGTTTTTACGGATCCGACCACAGGGTTCTCAAAGTTATATTGGATGATATCAGTCTTCATAATTGTAAATCATCTCGTTTTCATGTGGAAAACCACTGGCTCACTGATCCCTCGTTTCTCAATCTTCTCCATTCCTCGTGGACTCCTTCTCCTTCCTCTGTCTCTCCCCCGCTTCAATGTTTTCTGCACAAGCAATCGACCTGTCTCTCCAATCTTAAATCTTGGAGCAAGTCTCAGTATCCTCTCCAACTCCAAATTTCTAGAACACAAGCTCAGCTTCACCGAGTCTTAAATGATCACCAGCCTAGTTCCCAATCTTTAACTCTTGCCGCTCATCTTCAATCCGAGTTAGATGGATTACTTCTTAAGGATGAAGTCTACTGGAAGCAGCGAGCCAGA GGGGTCTGTGATGTGGCTATCAATTCCATTCTTCAAGAGATCAGTCCCAAGCTTTCCTCGGAGCAATCGACTTTCCTTGATGGAAAATTTACTGAGGTTGAGATCAAACATGCTTTATTCAGTCTCTCTGGAGATAAGGCCCCGGGCCCTGATGGTCTTAATCCTCTTTTTTATCAGAAAAATTGGTCTATCTTTGGCTCGGATTTCTGTCGTGCTATGCTCCACATTCTGAATCATCAGGGTGACATTTCTTTGATCAATGAGACTATTTTGGTTCTTATacctaaaaagaaaaatccAAAACTTGTCTGTGATTTTAGGCCTATAAGTCTTTGTAACACTTTGTACAAATGCATTTCCAAGGTTCTTGCTAATCGTATCAAAAATGTCCTTCCCTCGATTATTAGCAAAAACCAAAGCGCCTTTCTCAAGGGTCGTCAAATCATTGATAATATCCTGATAGCAAATGAAATCATTCACGCTATTCACTCTAGGCGCTCTGGTAAGCTGGGTTGGGCTGCCATCAAGCTTGACATGGAAAAGGCTTTTGACAGAGTTGAATGGAAATTCATTCATCTTATGCTTGCCCATGTTGGTTTTCCGCCTTCCTTCATCTCTCTTATCATGAAGTGTCTCTCCACAATCACCTATCGCTTATCTCTCAATGGTAAACTCTCCGACCCTTTTCATTCTACTCGTGGAATTCGCCAAGGGGATCCTCTTTCTCCGTACCTTTTCCTCTTGGTTGCTGAGGGCCTTTCTGCTGCTATCCGTTTTCATGAAGTTAACGGTAATTTCTCGGGTATTAAAATTTGTAGAGGGGCTCATTCTCTATCTCATCTTCTGTTTGCAGATGATAGTATGTTGTTTTCTCCTGTTTCTCCTCGCTCGAGCGAATCTCTTAATGCTATCCTTCTCCTCTATCATCAAGCCACGGGTCAGTTGGTTAATAGAGATAAATCTTCCATTCTTTTCTCTCCTAATACTTCCCCTGATGCTCAGCATAGCTTTCGTACTTCTCTGCATCTTGCAGGGGAAGGTTTTGTTAGTAAGTACCTGGGTGTTCCTCATTGTGTGGGCAGAGTTACCAATTCAGTTTTTCACTATCTTCTCCAAAATGTTTCCTCCCGTATGAACACTTGGAATGATAAGCTTTTTTCCAGAGTTGGTAAAGAAACTCTTATCAAGGCTGTTGTCCAAGCCAGTCCCTCATTCGCTATGTCATGTTTTAAAATCCCAAAATCTATCTGTCTCAAAATTCAGAGTCTTATTTCCAAATTTTGGTGGGGTTCCTCCCAGACTAAAAAGATTCATTGGAAAAGTTGGTCTGCCATCTCAGTCTCTAAGTTTTTTGGAGGGTTGGGTTTtaaaactctctattttcacaACCAAGCTCTTCTAGCCAAGCAAGCCTGGAGAATTTGGACTGATCCTGATTCCCTTCTTCATTCTATTCTTAAAGCCCGTTATTTTAAAAACTCTGATTTCTTGCATGCTCCTAACGTTACAATTTTTCCTTCACTTGGAAAAGTATTCTTTGGGGGGGTCAACTGCTCCAAAAAG GTGGATCATATCCTCCAAATTCCTTTGGATCCAACTTTGGTTGACTCTCTTATTTGGGGTTCTCATCCTTCTGGCCTTATTACTGTCAAATCTGCCTATCATCTAGCCTCCTCTGCTGCCATTTCTGCTTTCTCTTCCTCATCCAACCCAAACCCTTTTCAACAGTGGTGGAAAACTCTTTGGACACTTCCTATTCCCCCAAAAATCAAGCATTTCACTTGGAAAGCTTTCCACCATATTTTTGCCTTGTGCCCTAAATCtgtttcataa